The region ATTATATAAAGAGCGAAGTTAAATATAAAAAAACATTAGAAAAACTTTTACAAATGATCAGGAGGTTTCATAATGATGGCTTCACAACCTTCTGGAACTGATAAAGAGGATCTTATTTCATTAGAGACAGATGAACTTTACTTTACTATAAAGGGTAAGAATAGAAATTTTGAAATGAATAATTGTGATATTGATAGGAATGGATATGAAGTTACGTGTTCCGGTAAGGTATCAAATTATAGTGATGAAAAGGTATATTTTTTTGAATATGAAAACTATGAAGTAATTATAGAAAGTAAAGGTAACAACAAAAATTTAGAATTTTATAATGAAAGCCAATATATAAGAGATAAGATAACTAAAAATAGAAGTGGAAGTTTAAGTGGAATTATAAATTTCGGCGGTGAAATAGGTTATTCTAATTTAGAAGTAAAAGTGAATGGTATAAAAAATTTATGTGTAAGATTAGAAATATTCCCTTCAAAAATTGACTATAGAAAAGACTATATAAACATATTAAATGATATAAATGAAGAAATTTATAATTTAGCTTTTGATTTCCTTAAGAAAACTTATTCATTAGGAACATTAAATAATGAGAAAAATACAACATTAACTGAATATTACAGTATACTGCAATATATATATGGAAAATTAATAAAAGCGATTAACATAATAATAAGAAATCCATATCATAATTTAACAAAGGAAACTTCCGTGGTTCCTTTTCATAAGATAAAAAATCAAACAATAGAAACTACTAAATGGCTTGAGAAAAGACCAGATAGTTTTATAAAGAAGAATAAAAAATTAGTTCCAATAAGGGCGCTTGTCGTAAATAAGAAAGTTACTGAGGATACCATTGAAAATAGATTTTTAAAATTTATAATAGAAAAAATTATTTTTAAATTAAAGTTTTTAAGAAAAAGGTATATGCAAATTGGCAGAAAGACGGATGAGATTTTCATAGAAGAGCTTAGTACATATATAAATGGATTAGTAAATATTTTAAATTCTTCATTTTTAAAGAACGTTGGAGAATACAGATATTCGGAAATTTCCTCTATGGTTTTTAAAATGGCTTTAGGTTATAGAGAAGTTTATAAATATTATTTAATGCTCCAAAAAGGATTAACTTTAAAAAGTGATTTGTTTAAAATAGAAATAAAGGATTTGCCACTTCTATACGAGTATTGGTGCTTTATAAAATTAAATGGAATCTTAAGAAAAAAGTATAAGCTAATTTCTAATGATACCATTAAAATAAATAACAATGGAATTTTTGTTTCGATTAAAAAAGGTAAGGAATCAAAAGTAACATATGAAAATGTAGATACTGGTGAAAAATTTGATCTTTTCTATAATTCTAAGATGAAATCTGAAACAGTTGGACAAAAACCTGATAATGTTCTTTCTGTAAATAAAAACGGAAGTAAAGCTCAATACAAGTACATATTTGATGCAAAATACAAGCTTGATAGGTATAAACATGGACCTAAAGAAGAGGATATAAATACAATGCATAAATATAGGGATGCAATTATTTATGAAGAAGGAAGTTCATTACAACCTAAAAGAAGTATAATAGGAGCTTTTGTTTTATTTCCATATAGTAATGAAGATGAATATATGAAGCATCCTTTTTATAAAAGCATTGAAAAGGTTAATATAGGCGGTATACCATTTTTACCAAGTGCTACAAAACTTATGGAAATGTTTTTAGATGAACTCATAAAAGAATCTCATTTTTCTTCTTTCGAAAGAAATTTAGATCAATATGGAAGAGAATATTATATTAAGGATAATTATTTTAAAGATAGAAATATTCTTGTTGGAAATTTAAGTTCAAAGGAGCAACTTAAAAAAATCATAGAACATAAATTTTATCATATACCTCTTAAAAATGTAGATTTGGATAAACACTTAATTAAACAAGTTGCTATATATCAATCAAAAGCTAAGTTTAAAGGTGATTCTGGAATCTTATATTATGGAGATGTGTTAAGTTATAAGATAATGAAGAGAAAAGAAATAACAGAAATTCCTGTTAAAAGTGGGAATGATGATGAATTATATATTAAATTTAATCTTAAACCTATAAAAAAGCTTGAAAGAAAAATTGAAAATGGAGGATTCCCATTTAGAAAAAATATGTATACCACAGAATATTTACTTAAAAATGCAAGGACACTTTCTGAACTTTGCATAAAATCTTTTGATGAATTCAGACTTTGGGTTGAACTTGTGAATTTAAATAAAGAAGTTAAATGTTTTGCTGAAAGCAGTGATAAAGAGAACAAGATTAATGTTTTTTCATTTGCTGATATGGATATATATTTTTCGGATGGCTTGCTAAAAGTATATTCTTCAGGAATACTTAAAAGAAAATTGGAACTAAATATATTTAGAAAATCTCCAAGAAAATTTGTAAAAGAAATTATGAAATATAAAAATTAAATTTGTATGGGAATTTTATATGAATAAATGTATTTTGAAGCTATAGCATAAACCCTGAAGGAAGGTGTTAAAATGCAAATAAGAACAATGACTGTTGATGACTATGATAAAGTTTATGAACTCTGGATAAACACACCAGGGATGGGACTAAATGATCTTGACGATTCAAGAGATGGCATGGAGAAATACTTAAAAAGGAATCCTAAAACATGTTTCGTAGCGGTGAAGGAAAACAGAATTGTTGGCGTTATAATTAGTGGACATGATGGGAGAAGAGGATATATTTATCACACAGCAGTTGCAGTATCTGAACAAAAACAAGGTATAGGCAGTGCTCTCATGAATGCCGCTTTTACAGCGTTAGAAGAAGAAGGCATTAATAAAGCTGCACTTGTGGTGTTTTCGCGCAATAAGACTGGAAATCACTTTTGGGAAAAATGCGGATTTACTAAAAGGGACGACTTGATATATAGAAACAAGCAGATTAATAACCTTGTTAGAAGAGATACGTAGAAGAGGGAGATAATAATGAAGGTTTACAACAAATTGGTTCGTGATAAAATACCGGAAATAATAGAGGCTTCAGGGAAGAAGTTTGATATAAGAAAAGCCAATAAAGACGAACATTATAAGTTACTAGAGACAAAACTAAAAGAAGAAGTAAATGAATTTCTAAAAGATAAGAATCTAGAGGAATTAGCAGATGTTATGGAAGTATTATTTGGACTAGCAGAAAACATGGGGTACAGCGAAGAGGATTTGATGAAAAAGAGAACTCAGAAAAGAGAAGATCGTGGAGGTTTTAAGGAAGGAATTGTACTAGAGAAAGTATATGAATAAGCTTGTGATTGCAACTGCACTAAAATTACATAAAATAATTAATATATAGTTGCAACTTTAATTATAAGAAATAAGTTGCGGCTATTTTTTTATTTAAGTATATGATAAAAAACGGAATAAAGTGTGAATGAATCCTCTTTAGCTGGAAACAATATTTAATGAAAATAACAGGAAGATACGATTTTAGTATATTGTGATTTTTATTTGAAGAGTTTATTTAAATCAAATGTTGAATTTAAATATGCTTTGTATTATAATAATTATTGACAGATAACAATTATTAATTAATTTTAAATACAATGATACATTTGGGTTATATACATAATTAGCAAAATGTTAGTTATATTAATTGTTGCAGCATTTGCAATTGACTAAAAAATAATATTATATTGGAGTGATATATATGAATAAAGTAATTGATACAATGAAAAATCATAGATCTATAAGAAATTATACAAACGAAGAGGTATCCGAAGAAATAATAAATGAGCTTGTTAATGTAGCTCAGGCAGCACCAAACTCAATTAACGGACAGCAGACAAGTCTAATAGTTATTAAAGATAAGGCGACAAAAGAAAAACTTGCAGAGCTTACTGGAGGACAAACATGGGTTGCTGCGGCTCCTGTATTTTTTGTATTTATAGCGGATTTCAATAAAATAAAAATTGCTTCAGAAATAACTGGACTGCCAATGAAGATAACTGAAAGTGTTGAGTCAATAATGGTGGCTTCAGTTGATGCAGGACTATCCGCACAAAACCTTATGACGGCAGCAGAATCACTTGGACTTGGAATTGTTCCAATTGGTGGAATTAGAAGAAATCCTGATGAAGTTATAAAGCTTCTTGGATTACCTAAATATACATTCCCAATTTTAGGGGTGGCAGCTGGATATCCTTCAGATAATTCTAAACTAAAGCCTAGAATGCCAAAGGCCGCATACAGACATAATGAAAAATATAACAATGAAAATATTAAAGATACTATAATTGAGTATGATAAAGAAATGGCTGCTTATCTTAAAGATATTGGAAGAACTCAGGAAGTAAACTGGAGCAGACAGACAATGAGTGTTTATCAGTATAATTATTATCCAAAGGTTTGCCCTGTTTTAAAAGATCAAGGATTTGAAAATTGCAAATAGAGATTGGCATATTGTTTTTTTATTTAAGCCTACAACTGATTGATATGACAGTTGTAGGTTTTTTTAAAGCTCCAAAACAGAACAAATGTTCAAATGACTATTGATATACGAACACATGTTTGATATATTTAATTATATAGATATTTATTGATTTGAAATGAGGTAAGATAAATGGGTATGATTGATGAAATAAAAGAAGATATAAAGAGGCGCTGTGAAAGTCCCAATAATTCTTTCGGGTATGGAATTTATGAACATATTAAAAGTGTGGCAAAAAATGCTGTTGAACTTGCAAAGGTATATAATGCGGATGTTGAGGTTTGTGAAATAGCAGGCTGGCTTCATGATATAGCATCGATTACGGATTATAAGCTTTATGAAAAACATCACATTCATGGAGCAGCTATGGCAGAAACTATACTGAAAAAATATGACTATCCGGAAGATAAAATTGAGCTTGTTAAGTTATGCATATTAAATCATCGTGGAAGTGTGTTAAGAGAAAAGAAAACTG is a window of Clostridium pasteurianum DNA encoding:
- a CDS encoding HD domain-containing protein, translating into MGMIDEIKEDIKRRCESPNNSFGYGIYEHIKSVAKNAVELAKVYNADVEVCEIAGWLHDIASITDYKLYEKHHIHGAAMAETILKKYDYPEDKIELVKLCILNHRGSVLREKKTVEERCIADADAISHYDALPSLFYLVFVQKKLNIDDGTEFVKNKLERSYNKMSQAGKDYYKAKRDAVKVILG
- a CDS encoding NADPH-dependent oxidoreductase — protein: MNKVIDTMKNHRSIRNYTNEEVSEEIINELVNVAQAAPNSINGQQTSLIVIKDKATKEKLAELTGGQTWVAAAPVFFVFIADFNKIKIASEITGLPMKITESVESIMVASVDAGLSAQNLMTAAESLGLGIVPIGGIRRNPDEVIKLLGLPKYTFPILGVAAGYPSDNSKLKPRMPKAAYRHNEKYNNENIKDTIIEYDKEMAAYLKDIGRTQEVNWSRQTMSVYQYNYYPKVCPVLKDQGFENCK
- a CDS encoding nucleoside triphosphate pyrophosphohydrolase yields the protein MKVYNKLVRDKIPEIIEASGKKFDIRKANKDEHYKLLETKLKEEVNEFLKDKNLEELADVMEVLFGLAENMGYSEEDLMKKRTQKREDRGGFKEGIVLEKVYE
- a CDS encoding DUF2357 domain-containing protein — encoded protein: MMASQPSGTDKEDLISLETDELYFTIKGKNRNFEMNNCDIDRNGYEVTCSGKVSNYSDEKVYFFEYENYEVIIESKGNNKNLEFYNESQYIRDKITKNRSGSLSGIINFGGEIGYSNLEVKVNGIKNLCVRLEIFPSKIDYRKDYINILNDINEEIYNLAFDFLKKTYSLGTLNNEKNTTLTEYYSILQYIYGKLIKAINIIIRNPYHNLTKETSVVPFHKIKNQTIETTKWLEKRPDSFIKKNKKLVPIRALVVNKKVTEDTIENRFLKFIIEKIIFKLKFLRKRYMQIGRKTDEIFIEELSTYINGLVNILNSSFLKNVGEYRYSEISSMVFKMALGYREVYKYYLMLQKGLTLKSDLFKIEIKDLPLLYEYWCFIKLNGILRKKYKLISNDTIKINNNGIFVSIKKGKESKVTYENVDTGEKFDLFYNSKMKSETVGQKPDNVLSVNKNGSKAQYKYIFDAKYKLDRYKHGPKEEDINTMHKYRDAIIYEEGSSLQPKRSIIGAFVLFPYSNEDEYMKHPFYKSIEKVNIGGIPFLPSATKLMEMFLDELIKESHFSSFERNLDQYGREYYIKDNYFKDRNILVGNLSSKEQLKKIIEHKFYHIPLKNVDLDKHLIKQVAIYQSKAKFKGDSGILYYGDVLSYKIMKRKEITEIPVKSGNDDELYIKFNLKPIKKLERKIENGGFPFRKNMYTTEYLLKNARTLSELCIKSFDEFRLWVELVNLNKEVKCFAESSDKENKINVFSFADMDIYFSDGLLKVYSSGILKRKLELNIFRKSPRKFVKEIMKYKN
- a CDS encoding GNAT family N-acetyltransferase, yielding MQIRTMTVDDYDKVYELWINTPGMGLNDLDDSRDGMEKYLKRNPKTCFVAVKENRIVGVIISGHDGRRGYIYHTAVAVSEQKQGIGSALMNAAFTALEEEGINKAALVVFSRNKTGNHFWEKCGFTKRDDLIYRNKQINNLVRRDT